The Deinococcus arcticus genome has a window encoding:
- the moaC gene encoding cyclic pyranopterin monophosphate synthase MoaC, with product MTKLTHFRGGQPQMVDVTAKAPTPREATAEAWVRLPPGARAALEAGTSPKGDPLVVARLAGLAGSKRTADLVLLCHPIPVTGAEVQLTLEPGGVRVWARVHTTAPTGVEMEALTAVTVAALNVYDMLKAASKAIEITGVRLLSKSGGKSGPYRAGTADPTGEVGTPDAPVP from the coding sequence GTGACCAAGCTCACGCACTTCCGGGGCGGGCAGCCCCAGATGGTGGACGTGACGGCCAAGGCGCCCACCCCCCGGGAGGCCACCGCCGAGGCCTGGGTGCGCCTGCCTCCTGGCGCCCGCGCCGCCCTGGAAGCCGGCACCAGCCCCAAGGGCGATCCCCTGGTGGTGGCCCGGCTGGCTGGCCTGGCCGGCAGCAAGCGCACAGCCGATCTGGTGCTGCTGTGCCACCCCATTCCCGTGACCGGGGCCGAGGTGCAGCTCACACTGGAGCCCGGCGGGGTGCGGGTGTGGGCCCGGGTCCACACCACGGCGCCCACGGGCGTGGAGATGGAAGCCCTGACGGCCGTAACGGTGGCCGCCCTGAACGTCTACGACATGCTCAAGGCGGCCAGCAAGGCCATCGAGATCACCGGGGTGCGGCTGCTGAGCAAATCCGGCGGCAAGAGCGGTCCCTATCGGGCGGGGACCGCCGACCCAACAGGCGAGGTGGGAACGCCAGACGCCCCAGTCCCGTAG
- a CDS encoding O-antigen ligase family protein, translating to MSAHRSTLTCLRWANSWLSILPVVYVLSPLALIGLRCLRTLPPSAWALLGIYVLTQLGPVLFTPVPALALLAATFRTLLLFGLIGIGHYLREAPAIRPVLWGLGLVYLTATVFSQIQGVDWLSGRLIHPYLTTTSLGLAGAYGVWFCLYLPGRWTWRAPGALLALGILLASGSRGPLLATVLGVIFGLMMGRHRRWWLTGAAGITGALLLALVLVGQKAQIATLERFQQFDLAGRQVIWQNTLALIQDVPLGGIGSYRVGTALAPTGDCYFLTVPDRSDACPAWVRASGQPWLIAHNGVLHQWAETGPVGTLGLFALIGTVLFLSVRRRDALVVAALSGVILTNIIDNTWIVPGLISGELFWILAGTQLRHLQSKDLRGASLTSAAVFAVLSVPIVAITLPQRSVSPLNFQLLAAPPTFTPGQAYRLVAQLKGEAGQYRASLNSCTIGCRSVRITDFSVTAQGGTLAIPDLTLANVPQQRLELRLYAGGPLALKPLAVYRWTVRATSAAASATP from the coding sequence ATGAGTGCCCACCGCTCCACCCTAACGTGTTTACGCTGGGCCAACTCATGGCTCTCGATACTACCAGTCGTCTATGTCCTTTCCCCTCTCGCACTCATCGGCTTACGCTGTCTCAGAACCTTGCCCCCAAGCGCGTGGGCCCTGCTCGGTATATATGTGCTCACACAGCTCGGACCCGTTCTTTTTACTCCTGTCCCTGCTCTGGCCCTTCTCGCGGCCACTTTCCGAACTCTGCTGCTGTTCGGCCTCATTGGTATAGGTCACTACCTGAGGGAAGCGCCGGCCATCCGTCCAGTTCTCTGGGGACTCGGCCTTGTGTACCTTACCGCCACAGTCTTTAGCCAGATCCAGGGTGTGGACTGGCTCAGCGGCCGCCTCATCCACCCCTATCTGACCACCACCTCCCTGGGACTGGCCGGCGCTTATGGCGTGTGGTTCTGTCTCTACCTGCCTGGCCGATGGACCTGGCGGGCACCGGGCGCCCTGCTGGCGCTGGGGATCCTGCTCGCCTCTGGCAGCCGTGGGCCGCTGCTGGCCACGGTGCTTGGCGTAATATTTGGCCTGATGATGGGCCGTCACCGACGCTGGTGGCTCACTGGGGCTGCGGGTATCACTGGCGCACTCCTGCTGGCTCTTGTGCTTGTGGGTCAAAAGGCGCAAATTGCAACCCTGGAGCGGTTCCAACAATTTGATCTCGCTGGCCGTCAAGTCATCTGGCAAAACACACTGGCACTGATTCAAGATGTGCCTCTGGGAGGAATAGGCAGCTACCGTGTGGGCACAGCGCTGGCGCCCACCGGCGACTGTTACTTCTTGACTGTGCCCGACAGATCAGACGCCTGCCCCGCATGGGTGCGGGCCAGTGGCCAGCCCTGGCTCATCGCCCACAATGGCGTCTTGCACCAGTGGGCTGAGACCGGGCCAGTGGGTACACTTGGCCTCTTCGCTCTTATCGGTACAGTCCTGTTTCTCAGTGTCAGACGCCGCGACGCCCTGGTTGTGGCAGCACTGAGTGGCGTCATTCTGACCAACATCATTGATAACACCTGGATTGTTCCTGGACTGATCAGTGGCGAACTGTTCTGGATCCTCGCAGGCACACAGCTGCGCCACCTCCAGAGCAAAGATCTGCGTGGCGCTTCCCTGACCAGTGCCGCTGTGTTCGCCGTCCTGTCTGTGCCCATTGTGGCCATTACCCTGCCCCAGCGCAGCGTCTCACCCCTGAACTTTCAACTGCTTGCCGCACCGCCAACCTTCACTCCTGGACAGGCATACCGGCTTGTGGCACAGCTGAAGGGTGAGGCTGGTCAATACCGCGCCTCCCTCAACAGCTGCACCATAGGTTGCCGCTCTGTGCGTATCACTGACTTCTCGGTGACGGCACAGGGGGGAACGCTGGCAATCCCAGACCTGACGCTGGCGAACGTCCCCCAGCAGCGACTTGAACTCCGCCTTTATGCAGGTGGCCCTCTGGCTCTAAAACCCTTGGCCGTCTACCGGTGGACTGTCAGGGCGACGTCTGCGGCTGCCAGCGCAACCCCGTGA
- a CDS encoding glucose-1-phosphate thymidylyltransferase: MKAIIPAAGLGTRLRPLTYTRPKPVLRVAGYPIICHAIGTLQQAGITEIGIVVSDITRDEIQHAVEHLQGVQLTLINQHEQLGLGHAVLTAREWVGQDDFCVYLGDNLFEFGARPFVERFGQTRPTALIALVEVENPTAFGVAELQGEQITRLVEKPAVPPSNLAVAGLYCFTPELFEVLDGMPASARGEYEITDGIQGLIERGCTVTGQAVQGWWKDTGRPADLLDANRLLLERIESNIQGVVEDAQLTGHVVVPASARVTRSKILGPVLLGEDVVIEDAYIGPFTSIGKGSVVRGAEVEHSVVDEGAIIEHVSTRLQDCLIGVRAQVRGGRTLPRTHKLTISDASVVELA, from the coding sequence GTGAAAGCCATTATTCCTGCTGCTGGCCTGGGCACCCGACTTCGTCCCCTGACCTACACCCGCCCCAAGCCTGTGCTGCGGGTGGCCGGCTACCCTATCATCTGCCACGCCATCGGCACGCTGCAGCAGGCCGGCATCACCGAGATCGGCATTGTGGTTTCCGACATCACGCGCGACGAAATTCAGCATGCCGTCGAGCACCTGCAGGGCGTGCAACTCACCCTGATCAACCAGCACGAGCAGCTGGGCCTGGGACACGCGGTGCTCACCGCCCGCGAGTGGGTGGGGCAGGATGACTTCTGCGTGTACCTGGGCGACAACCTCTTTGAATTTGGTGCCCGGCCGTTTGTCGAGCGCTTTGGGCAGACGCGGCCCACCGCCCTGATTGCCCTGGTGGAGGTCGAGAACCCCACTGCCTTTGGAGTGGCTGAACTGCAGGGCGAACAGATCACGCGCCTGGTGGAAAAGCCGGCCGTGCCGCCCAGCAACTTGGCCGTCGCCGGGCTGTACTGCTTCACGCCGGAACTGTTTGAAGTGCTGGACGGCATGCCCGCCTCGGCGCGGGGTGAGTACGAGATCACGGACGGCATTCAGGGCCTGATTGAGCGTGGCTGCACCGTGACCGGGCAGGCGGTGCAGGGCTGGTGGAAGGACACGGGCCGCCCGGCCGATCTGCTGGACGCCAACCGCCTGCTGCTGGAACGCATTGAAAGCAATATTCAGGGCGTGGTGGAAGACGCGCAGCTCACGGGGCATGTGGTGGTGCCGGCCAGCGCCCGCGTCACGCGCAGCAAGATCCTGGGCCCGGTGCTGCTGGGCGAGGACGTGGTCATTGAAGACGCCTATATCGGCCCCTTTACCAGCATCGGCAAGGGCAGCGTGGTGCGCGGCGCCGAGGTTGAGCACAGCGTGGTGGATGAGGGCGCCATTATTGAGCACGTCTCCACCCGCCTGCAGGACTGCCTGATTGGCGTGCGCGCCCAGGTGCGCGGCGGGCGCACGCTGCCCCGCACCCACAAGCTCACGATCAGCGATGCCAGCGTGGTCGAGCTGGCCTAG
- a CDS encoding glycosyltransferase family 2 protein, which produces MSGSPKVSVGVVTYNQEKYIEQTVTSILDQDYENLEVIVSDDASADSTQDILTKLHELYPGRLKIIFQQKNIGLAQNCQAVLDACSGEYVCLTGGDDLYIQGKVRKQVEFMQSHPEYLLSYHQVEAFVSKTGQHWYYFTEKIIEGSAEELIENGMEFLPLSVMFVNTRKWPTFRTEAPIASDWLFCIEYLIKNSGNFGFMPGIYASYRRHESNITNVSDNSDNWTAISIMRNEYPQYQRAVERFRSRLTLTEFRAGRLTLVPLLLRFLTSPFSFVWAFFWLFETRLRRRKAPSTQPKGITI; this is translated from the coding sequence TTGAGTGGAAGTCCTAAAGTTTCGGTAGGAGTGGTCACCTATAATCAAGAAAAGTATATAGAACAGACTGTTACAAGTATTTTAGATCAAGATTACGAGAACTTGGAAGTTATCGTCTCTGATGATGCCTCAGCAGACTCAACTCAGGATATTCTTACCAAGCTGCATGAGCTCTATCCGGGTAGACTCAAGATAATTTTTCAGCAGAAAAATATAGGTCTTGCCCAGAATTGCCAAGCTGTTCTCGATGCTTGTAGTGGAGAATATGTTTGCCTCACAGGCGGAGATGATCTGTACATTCAGGGGAAAGTCAGAAAGCAAGTCGAATTTATGCAATCTCATCCAGAATACCTTCTGTCATATCATCAGGTGGAAGCCTTTGTATCTAAAACTGGCCAGCATTGGTATTACTTTACTGAAAAAATCATAGAGGGATCGGCAGAAGAATTAATCGAGAACGGTATGGAGTTTTTGCCACTCAGCGTCATGTTCGTCAACACTAGAAAATGGCCCACTTTTAGAACTGAGGCGCCAATCGCTAGTGATTGGCTTTTTTGTATAGAATATCTTATTAAAAATTCGGGAAATTTTGGCTTTATGCCTGGAATTTATGCCTCTTATCGCCGTCATGAGTCAAATATTACTAATGTTTCTGATAATTCTGATAATTGGACGGCAATCTCGATTATGAGGAATGAGTATCCTCAATACCAGCGTGCCGTTGAAAGATTTCGTTCTCGATTGACTCTTACGGAATTTCGAGCTGGCCGCCTTACGCTGGTCCCCCTGCTTCTTCGGTTTTTGACCAGTCCTTTCTCATTCGTCTGGGCATTTTTCTGGCTATTTGAGACCCGTCTTCGCCGCAGGAAAGCGCCATCTACCCAACCCAAGGGGATTACAATATGA
- a CDS encoding carbohydrate-binding domain-containing protein, whose translation MQTEQTIQVPVPRAGALGLAYLNDYYRADVRSVEIQQVRSGALGCQRLTPTRLPTNPRNTYVPQSDLLVLLDPDPVPYNLCRAGTLRVRMKGTVAGGEAPAVRVVQGGRQLAMWRAAVTPTTYTVQAQGGEVTLSMTNPYAKQTADRNLRITGLRWQPQTSP comes from the coding sequence GTGCAGACCGAGCAGACCATTCAGGTGCCGGTTCCCCGTGCTGGCGCCCTTGGCCTTGCATATCTGAATGACTACTACCGCGCCGACGTTCGCTCAGTGGAAATTCAACAGGTCAGGTCCGGTGCGCTGGGCTGTCAGCGCCTTACCCCGACCCGGCTTCCCACAAATCCGCGAAACACGTATGTGCCCCAGAGTGACCTGCTGGTGCTGCTGGACCCCGATCCTGTGCCTTACAACTTATGCCGCGCGGGGACGTTGCGCGTGCGAATGAAGGGCACGGTTGCCGGAGGTGAGGCGCCTGCGGTCAGGGTGGTGCAGGGGGGGCGTCAGCTGGCCATGTGGCGAGCTGCTGTAACACCCACGACCTACACCGTCCAGGCTCAGGGCGGCGAGGTGACGCTGAGTATGACCAATCCATACGCCAAGCAAACAGCAGATCGCAATCTCAGGATCACGGGGTTGCGCTGGCAGCCGCAGACGTCGCCCTGA
- a CDS encoding DUF177 domain-containing protein, with protein sequence MTDSPRIHLGALLRSSSDDAHARGTLDHLQYEQGDTQQVLRFAQPAPFEVSVNALGSHEMYLQGTFEPVLVMECARCLREVPVPLTLRLGSLMRYEPSVNTPFLEEADSGEEVLVFGAPELDLSAYLAESALLAAPLSVLHDDACKGLCQVCGHDLNGGPCEHSAQVPVEAIDDDLGTPEGSLHAKQNPFAALADLKVPEE encoded by the coding sequence ATGACCGATTCACCTCGAATTCACCTGGGGGCCCTGCTGCGTTCCTCGTCGGACGACGCCCACGCACGGGGCACCCTTGATCACCTCCAGTACGAGCAGGGCGATACGCAGCAGGTGCTGCGCTTTGCCCAGCCCGCGCCGTTCGAGGTGAGCGTCAATGCCCTGGGCAGCCATGAGATGTACCTGCAAGGCACCTTCGAGCCAGTGCTGGTGATGGAATGCGCCCGCTGCCTGCGCGAGGTGCCAGTGCCGCTGACGCTGCGCCTGGGCAGCCTGATGCGCTACGAGCCTTCCGTGAATACCCCCTTTCTGGAGGAGGCCGACTCTGGCGAGGAGGTGCTGGTGTTTGGCGCCCCCGAACTGGACCTCAGCGCGTATCTGGCGGAGTCGGCGCTGCTGGCGGCCCCGCTGAGCGTGCTGCACGACGACGCCTGCAAGGGCCTGTGCCAGGTCTGCGGCCACGACCTGAATGGGGGCCCCTGCGAGCACAGCGCCCAGGTGCCGGTGGAAGCCATTGACGATGATCTGGGCACCCCCGAGGGCTCGCTGCACGCCAAGCAGAATCCCTTTGCCGCCCTGGCCGACCTGAAGGTGCCCGAGGAGTGA
- a CDS encoding polysaccharide biosynthesis tyrosine autokinase: MTQHTRTEQEVDLGVLWRGVRRRLGWLIGAALMLGLATYFWSRSQPAIYAARATLLSAGNQGADAAFGNAVIRAPILPEGALQQALKSTSVIEPIVANLKGRADLPGAERAQITAALQQQLASQTLSSLHLGSEIDPYAGGSGVHTLTARANTAQGAALLANLAAQSLLDWDRGRAVENVRRAAAGYRAQLAQLDEQIGRASGVERQTLIARRATLQTNLASVLILEDSTMGSLSRLSSAVAPLTPDAPRPLRNALLVSLLSGLIGLGLLSMLSVTDRAVRGEDDLLVMNLPTLATIPRLRQRDIVFSGIVRAARQAGLYEAIGFLRVNLMTALQGKDRPIILITSTAPGEGKSSLAATLGDGFAASGQRVLIVDADLRRGTQEAVWKKFNDGGQWHQLCGTGGVRTTQEALLSPDNVQVLQVEPNVDMLPAGPSLHDTLSLLNRADIGRALQLWRAQYDVVLIDSAPLLALADGLVIGTHADAVVMVTEYGRTNLAAVRNALRRAERGGLKVLGAVVNKVNAREEQSYGYGYAYTAAPKQKS; the protein is encoded by the coding sequence ATGACCCAGCACACCAGAACCGAACAGGAAGTGGATCTCGGGGTTTTGTGGCGGGGCGTTCGCCGCCGGCTTGGCTGGCTGATAGGAGCCGCGCTGATGCTGGGTCTGGCGACTTACTTCTGGTCACGCTCGCAGCCGGCCATTTACGCGGCCAGGGCGACCCTGCTTTCCGCGGGCAATCAGGGTGCAGACGCTGCGTTTGGCAACGCAGTCATTCGCGCCCCCATCCTGCCCGAAGGTGCCCTGCAACAGGCCCTGAAGAGCACATCAGTCATTGAGCCTATTGTGGCCAATCTCAAAGGACGAGCGGATCTTCCTGGTGCAGAGCGCGCGCAGATAACGGCGGCTTTGCAGCAGCAGCTGGCTTCGCAGACGCTGAGCAGTCTGCATCTGGGCTCAGAGATTGATCCTTACGCGGGTGGCAGTGGCGTGCACACCCTGACGGCACGTGCGAATACAGCACAGGGTGCTGCCCTGCTGGCGAATCTGGCGGCCCAGTCGTTGCTGGACTGGGACCGTGGACGCGCTGTGGAGAATGTGCGGCGCGCCGCTGCGGGGTACCGCGCCCAGCTGGCGCAGCTGGATGAACAGATCGGGCGGGCATCTGGGGTTGAGCGCCAGACGCTGATTGCCCGGCGCGCCACCTTGCAAACCAACCTGGCGAGTGTGCTGATTCTGGAAGATTCCACCATGGGCAGCCTCAGTCGCCTGTCCAGTGCTGTGGCGCCCCTCACGCCCGATGCGCCCCGGCCACTGCGAAATGCCCTCCTGGTCAGTCTATTGTCTGGTCTCATTGGACTTGGGCTTCTGTCCATGTTGAGTGTGACGGACCGCGCTGTTCGTGGCGAGGATGATCTGCTGGTCATGAACTTGCCTACTCTGGCCACCATTCCCAGACTGCGGCAGCGGGACATTGTTTTTTCTGGCATAGTACGCGCCGCGCGCCAGGCCGGCTTGTATGAGGCGATCGGCTTTCTACGGGTCAATCTCATGACGGCGCTGCAGGGCAAGGACCGTCCTATTATCCTGATCACGAGCACAGCACCGGGCGAAGGCAAGAGCAGTCTGGCTGCCACACTGGGCGACGGCTTTGCCGCCAGTGGTCAGCGTGTTCTGATTGTGGACGCAGACCTCAGGCGCGGCACACAGGAAGCCGTCTGGAAGAAATTCAACGATGGGGGGCAGTGGCATCAATTGTGCGGTACGGGCGGTGTCAGAACCACACAGGAAGCCCTGCTCAGCCCGGATAACGTTCAGGTGCTGCAAGTTGAACCCAATGTGGATATGTTGCCCGCTGGTCCCAGCCTGCACGATACCCTCTCATTGCTGAACCGAGCGGATATTGGGCGCGCCCTGCAGCTGTGGCGAGCCCAGTACGACGTAGTGCTGATTGATAGTGCGCCCCTCCTGGCTCTGGCAGACGGTCTGGTGATTGGCACGCACGCAGACGCGGTCGTCATGGTCACAGAGTATGGCCGTACCAACTTGGCTGCCGTGCGTAATGCACTGCGGCGCGCGGAACGCGGCGGCCTGAAGGTCCTGGGCGCGGTGGTCAACAAGGTGAATGCGCGCGAGGAACAAAGCTACGGCTACGGTTACGCGTACACTGCGGCGCCGAAACAGAAGAGCTAA